The Microcebus murinus isolate Inina chromosome 1, M.murinus_Inina_mat1.0, whole genome shotgun sequence genome includes a region encoding these proteins:
- the LOC105872742 gene encoding olfactory receptor 5H8-like yields the protein MEKENATLLTEFVLTGLTHQPEWKIPLFLAFLVIYLITIVGNLGLITLIWNDPHLHIPMYLFLGNLAFVDTWLSSTVTPNMLISFLAKSQMMSLSECMTQFFSFAISLTTECFLLAAMAYDRYVAICKPLLYPVIMTNALCIRLLVLSFLGGFLHATIHEGFLFRLTFCNSNIIHHFYCDIIPLLKISCTDSSINYLVLYVFAGLIQAFTILTVLVSYTSVLFTILKKKSVKGIRKALSTCGAHLLSVFLYYGPLLFMYVLPASLQANDQDMIDSLFYTVIIPFLNPFIYSLRNRQVIDSLKKTLKGKF from the coding sequence atggaaaaggaaaatgcaacATTGCTGACAGAATTTGTTCTCACAGGACTTACTCATCAACCGGAGTGGAAAATACCCCTGTTCCTGGCATTCTTGGTGATATATCTCATCACCATCGTGGGGAACCTTGGTCTGATTACTCTCATCTGGAATGACCCTCACCTTCACATCCCCATGTACCTATTTCTTGGAAATTTAGCCTTTGTGGATACTTGGTTATCGTCCACAGTGACCCCCAACATGCTGATCAGCTTCTTAGCCAAGAGTCAGATGATGTCTCTCTCTGAATGTATgacacaatttttttcctttgcaatcaGTTTAACCACAGAATGTTTTCTCTTGGCAGCAATGGCATATGATCGCTATGTAGCCATATGCAAACCTTTACTCTATCCAGTGATTATGACGAATGCACTATGCATCCGGCTATTGGTCTTGTCATTCCTAGGTGGTTTTCTTCATGCCACTATACATGAAGGCTTTTTATTTAGGTTAACCTTCTGTAATTCTAACATAATACATCACTTTTACTGTGACATTATCCCATTGTTAAAGATTTCCTGTACTGATTCTTCTATTAATTATCTCGTGCTTTATGTTTTTGCAGGTTTAATTCAAGCATTCACCATTCTGACTGTTCTCGTCTCTTATACGTCTGTTCTCTttacaatcttaaaaaagaagtcaGTCAAAGGCATAAGAAAAGCTCTGTCCACTTGTGGAGCTCACCTCTTATCTGTGTTTTTATACTATGGCCCTCTCCTCTTCATGTATGTGCTCCCTGCATCTCTACAAGCTAATGATCAAGACATGATAGACTCTCTATTTTACACTGttataattcctttcttaaatcCATTTATCTATAGCCTGAGAAATAGGCAAGTCATAGACTCattgaaaaaaacattaaagggAAAATTTTAG